The Sphingobacteriales bacterium genome has a window encoding:
- a CDS encoding twin-arginine translocase TatA/TatE family subunit — translation MFGMHGPELWFILAIVVLLFGGKKIPELMRGVGKGIREFNAAKANLQDEFEKGIKEEDPKKLPENK, via the coding sequence ATGTTTGGAATGCACGGACCGGAATTATGGTTCATCTTGGCGATAGTTGTACTGCTCTTTGGCGGAAAAAAAATTCCGGAACTCATGCGTGGCGTTGGTAAAGGAATTCGCGAGTTTAATGCCGCTAAAGCGAACTTACAGGATGAATTTGAGAAAGGGATAAAAGAAGAAGACCCTAAGAAACTGCCGGAAAACAAATAA
- a CDS encoding sterol desaturase family protein → MFYWAHRFGHEINLFWGAHIVHHQERRIQPYCCVRQSWIHSLLVFFLLPIAFLGVDILTLSIVAGLNSFYQFWIHTKAVERMPKWFEAVFNSPAHHRVHHGVNPKYIDKNHAGMFIIWDKLFGTFHEEEEEPTYRYYQTSEQLNPAWANVHYYAEMYQSANNLKE, encoded by the coding sequence CTGTTTTACTGGGCACATCGTTTCGGGCATGAAATCAATCTTTTCTGGGGCGCACATATCGTGCATCATCAAGAGCGAAGAATACAACCTTACTGTTGCGTGCGCCAATCGTGGATACACAGCCTGCTTGTATTTTTTCTTTTGCCGATTGCCTTTCTAGGAGTGGATATATTGACATTGAGCATTGTTGCCGGCCTCAATTCTTTCTATCAGTTCTGGATACACACAAAAGCCGTGGAGCGCATGCCGAAATGGTTTGAAGCAGTATTCAATTCACCGGCACATCACCGTGTACACCATGGTGTCAATCCAAAATACATCGACAAGAATCACGCCGGCATGTTTATTATCTGGGATAAACTGTTTGGCACGTTTCATGAAGAGGAAGAAGAACCTACCTATAGGTATTACCAAACCTCTGAACAGCTGAATCCGGCCTGGGCGAATGTACATTACTACGCAGAAATGTATCAGTCGGCAAACAATTTAAAGGAATGA
- a CDS encoding RNA-binding S4 domain-containing protein, translated as MTDVEKVRIDKWLWAVRIYKTRTLATDACNAGKIKIDGVAVKPAFLIKVGQTIHISRQGEKWVYKALKLIEKRVGAVIAAACLEDLTPPEERNKLLFPSVFYEVRDKGVGRPTKKDRRDIDRFKDIDG; from the coding sequence ATGACCGATGTGGAAAAAGTGAGGATCGATAAATGGCTGTGGGCGGTTCGGATATATAAAACCAGAACGCTGGCAACTGATGCCTGCAATGCGGGTAAAATAAAGATAGACGGAGTTGCTGTAAAACCTGCTTTCCTGATTAAAGTCGGTCAAACCATACACATTAGCAGACAAGGTGAAAAATGGGTATATAAAGCATTGAAACTGATTGAAAAAAGGGTGGGTGCAGTCATAGCTGCTGCCTGCCTTGAAGACCTGACTCCACCGGAAGAAAGAAACAAACTGCTTTTCCCGTCCGTTTTTTACGAAGTGAGGGACAAAGGCGTCGGCAGGCCAACCAAGAAAGACCGTCGGGATATCGATAGATTCAAGGATATTGATGGGTGA
- a CDS encoding cysteine desulfurase, with protein MPKHILYLDYNATTPVDEEVLHTMLPYFSEKFGNAASTTHLIGTQAKDAVETARTSIARTINCEAQEIIFTSGSTEAINMAIKGVYNLYQTKGNHIVTVMTEHKAVLDTCYFLEKKGAVITYLPVDRNGKIDLVALEHSITDKTVLVCVMYANNETGVLQDIPAISKIVHRKNSIFFCDATQAIGKIPVDVQKDGIDLLCLSAHKLYGPKGIGALYVRRKNPRVSLEPLLHGGGHERGLRSGTLNIPGIVGLGKACSNIRLDNNMQISRDYLEKGLVQKFGNQININGKESERLPNTSNITFPMKAVDIIRYTKNKLAVATGSACTSAENLPSHVLTAMGLNKEEAEKSIRFSMGKYNTNEEIDEVLKIMESVIREHTSKSR; from the coding sequence ATGCCGAAGCACATCTTATACCTGGATTATAATGCAACAACACCGGTGGATGAGGAAGTATTGCATACGATGCTGCCCTATTTCTCGGAAAAGTTTGGGAATGCTGCCAGTACAACACACCTGATCGGTACACAGGCAAAAGATGCTGTAGAAACTGCCCGAACAAGCATTGCCAGAACGATTAACTGCGAAGCGCAGGAAATCATCTTCACGTCCGGTTCTACGGAAGCCATTAACATGGCCATTAAAGGAGTATATAACCTATACCAGACAAAAGGGAATCACATCGTAACCGTTATGACTGAACATAAGGCTGTTTTAGATACCTGTTATTTTCTGGAAAAGAAAGGAGCGGTCATTACCTATCTTCCTGTTGACAGGAATGGTAAGATAGATTTAGTCGCGCTCGAACATTCCATCACCGACAAAACTGTTCTGGTTTGTGTTATGTATGCCAATAACGAGACCGGTGTCTTGCAGGATATTCCGGCAATATCCAAAATAGTTCACCGGAAAAATTCTATCTTCTTCTGTGATGCGACCCAAGCCATCGGTAAGATACCCGTTGATGTGCAGAAAGATGGAATCGACCTGCTATGTTTGTCGGCACATAAACTATATGGTCCCAAAGGCATCGGTGCATTATATGTAAGAAGGAAAAACCCGCGTGTAAGCCTGGAACCTTTATTGCATGGCGGCGGGCATGAGCGTGGCTTACGAAGCGGCACCCTGAATATTCCGGGAATCGTCGGGCTGGGAAAAGCATGCAGCAACATCCGATTGGATAATAATATGCAAATCAGCCGAGATTACCTGGAAAAAGGACTTGTCCAAAAATTCGGGAATCAAATTAACATAAACGGCAAAGAGTCTGAACGCCTTCCGAATACTTCCAATATTACATTCCCAATGAAAGCGGTGGATATCATCCGTTATACCAAAAATAAATTAGCGGTAGCCACCGGTTCGGCATGCACTTCTGCTGAAAATCTCCCTTCACATGTACTGACAGCAATGGGATTAAACAAAGAAGAGGCAGAAAAATCCATCCGTTTCAGCATGGGAAAATACAACACAAACGAAGAAATAGACGAAGTGCTGAAGATAATGGAATCAGTTATCAGAGAGCATACTTCCAAATCAAGATAG
- a CDS encoding lipocalin family protein, protein MKKNLSIKSSLLILAAVFISGCLPTNLTPITTTPTTIDLSRYTGKWYEIASLPQIFSLGAKCITAEYSSNPDGSIKVLNKQVGADGRPSQIEGRATVEANSGNTKLKVAFFGAEPANSNYWIVEIADDYSYAVVSDPTKTTFWILSRTPQMDETLVQDIINRWAAFGINTALIKRTVQDCW, encoded by the coding sequence ATGAAAAAGAACTTATCCATCAAATCCAGCTTACTGATACTAGCTGCGGTATTCATCAGCGGCTGTCTGCCTACCAACCTGACGCCTATCACAACGACACCCACTACCATTGACCTGTCCAGATACACTGGCAAATGGTACGAAATCGCATCATTACCCCAGATATTTTCACTGGGTGCTAAATGCATTACGGCAGAGTACTCCTCTAATCCGGACGGATCCATTAAAGTGCTGAACAAACAAGTCGGTGCAGATGGACGTCCGTCGCAAATAGAGGGCCGCGCCACCGTGGAAGCAAACTCTGGCAACACAAAACTGAAAGTAGCATTCTTCGGAGCGGAGCCGGCAAACTCCAATTACTGGATTGTAGAAATCGCAGATGATTATTCCTACGCAGTTGTCTCCGACCCTACCAAAACGACTTTCTGGATTCTGAGCCGTACACCGCAAATGGATGAAACCCTGGTACAGGATATCATCAACAGATGGGCAGCCTTTGGCATCAATACCGCACTGATTAAAAGAACGGTACAAGACTGCTGGTAA
- the gatA gene encoding Asp-tRNA(Asn)/Glu-tRNA(Gln) amidotransferase subunit GatA: MEVYRSLKKLQEDLHDKKITAREITSQYLTNIHASQEINAFLEVFETDALATAEKIDAKIARQLPLGKLFGLIIAIKDNIVYKNHCATAASHILEGFVSPYSATVIERLIVEDAIIIGRTNCDEFAMGGSNENSFFGPVKNPVDLTRVSGGSSGGSAAAVAADLCMAALGSDTGGSIRQPAAFCGIVGLKPTYGRVSRYGLIAYGSSFDQIGPLTHNVEDAALILEVIAGDDKYDATCSHQTVPTYSTAIRSDKKYKIAYYENAIEHEGIDKDVRQSCLDIIEQLKNYGHQVDAITFNELGYIVPAYYVLTTAEASSNLSRFDGVKYGFHAREAQDLEQTYKLTRSQGFGKEVQRRIMSGAFVLSAGYYDAYYSKAQKVRRIVAERTYQTLEDYDFILCPTTPTPAYKIGEVSDPITSFLGDIFTVQANIAGIPGISLPLSRTTSGLPIGIQFMAGRWQEEKLLSFAREMMSGR, from the coding sequence GTGGAAGTGTACAGATCTCTGAAGAAGCTGCAAGAAGATTTACATGATAAAAAGATTACAGCCAGGGAAATCACTTCACAATATCTGACCAACATACATGCAAGCCAGGAAATAAATGCTTTCTTAGAAGTATTTGAAACGGATGCATTAGCCACCGCTGAGAAAATTGATGCAAAAATAGCCCGGCAACTGCCGTTGGGTAAATTATTCGGGTTAATCATAGCCATCAAGGACAATATCGTTTATAAGAATCACTGCGCTACCGCCGCTTCTCATATTCTGGAGGGATTTGTTTCACCTTATTCTGCCACGGTAATCGAAAGATTAATAGTGGAAGATGCCATTATCATCGGACGTACCAACTGTGATGAATTTGCCATGGGCGGCAGCAATGAAAATTCCTTTTTCGGACCGGTTAAAAATCCCGTTGACTTAACAAGGGTTTCCGGCGGCTCTTCCGGCGGTTCTGCGGCAGCCGTCGCAGCTGATCTTTGCATGGCGGCATTAGGCTCCGATACCGGTGGTTCCATCCGGCAGCCTGCTGCCTTTTGCGGCATTGTAGGCTTAAAACCTACTTACGGCAGAGTTTCCCGTTATGGACTGATTGCCTACGGTTCCTCTTTCGACCAGATCGGCCCATTAACCCATAATGTGGAAGACGCCGCCTTAATATTGGAAGTGATTGCGGGCGACGACAAGTATGACGCAACCTGTTCACATCAAACAGTACCAACCTATTCAACAGCTATAAGGTCAGATAAAAAATATAAAATTGCCTATTACGAGAATGCCATCGAACATGAAGGTATAGATAAAGATGTCCGTCAATCATGCTTAGATATTATTGAACAACTAAAAAACTACGGACATCAGGTGGATGCCATAACCTTTAATGAACTGGGTTATATCGTTCCGGCATATTATGTGCTAACCACCGCTGAGGCATCCTCCAATCTCTCCCGTTTTGACGGAGTGAAATACGGCTTTCATGCCCGGGAAGCTCAGGATTTGGAGCAAACCTATAAACTCACCCGCTCACAGGGTTTTGGCAAAGAGGTGCAACGGCGAATTATGAGCGGAGCCTTCGTATTGAGTGCCGGTTACTACGATGCCTATTATTCCAAAGCTCAGAAGGTACGCCGAATCGTGGCAGAAAGAACATATCAGACACTGGAAGATTACGATTTCATCCTCTGTCCCACCACACCCACGCCTGCCTACAAAATCGGCGAAGTGTCTGACCCTATCACCTCTTTTCTGGGTGATATATTTACCGTTCAGGCAAATATTGCCGGCATACCCGGGATTTCTTTACCATTAAGCAGGACGACGAGCGGTTTGCCTATCGGCATTCAGTTCATGGCGGGAAGGTGGCAGGAAGAAAAGCTATTGAGTTTTGCGCGGGAAATGATGTCCGGCAGATAA